A window of Stenotrophomonas indicatrix genomic DNA:
ACCGTGGTCTTGGCATGGTCACGGGCCAGCGCCTTTTCCAGCGTGCGCAGCACCTGGCGGCGATGCTCGGCGTCATCCATGTCGATGAAGTCGATGATGATGATGCCGCCCAGGTTGCGCAGGCGCAGCTGCCTGGCCACCGCCTGCGCGGCCTCCAGGTTGGTGCGGAACACCGTCTCTTCCAGGTTGCGCTGGCCGAGGAACGAGCCGGTGTTGACGTCGATGGTGGTCATCGCCTCGGTCTGGTCGATCACCAGGTAGCCACCGGATTTCAGCGGTACCTGCTTGTCCAGCGCACGGCCGATCTCGTCCTCGACCCCGAACATGTCGAAGATCGGACGATCGCCGCTGTACAGCTCGATCTTCTCCGCCAGCACCGGCATGTACTTGGCCACGAACGCCTGCAGCTGGGCGAAGGTCTCCTTCGAGTCCACCTTCACCTTGTCCACGTCCTTGCGGATCAGGTCGCGCACCGAACGCAGCGGCAGGCTCAGGTCTTCATAGATGTTGCTGCACGACGCCGCCTCGCGGCCGCGGCGCTCGACCACGTTCCACACCCGTGACAGGTAGGCGATGTCTTCGGCGATGGCCTCGGCCGGCTGGCCTTCGGCATTGGTGCGCACGATGTAGCCGTAGCCGCCGTGCTGGGCCGACAGTTCGGTCACCAGCGCCTTCAGCCGCGCGCGCTCGCCTTCGTCCTCGATGCGCGCCGACACGCCCACCACCTTCGACTGCGGCAGCAGCACCATGTAGCGGGAGGGAATGCTGATCTGGGTGGTCAGGCGTGCGCCCTTGGTCCCGATCGGATCCTTCACCACCTGCACCACGATGTCCTGGCCGTCGCGCAGCAGCTCCACGATCGGCACGCTGGACGGCGGCGGCAGGGTCGTGTTCTCGGTATCTGCGCTGGCCACCGGCGCCGGCCGCACCACGTCGTTGGCGTGCAGGAACGCGGCGCGCTCCAGGCCCACTTCGACGAATGCCGCCTGCATGCCTGGCATGACCCGCTGCACCTTGCCCTTGTAGATGTTGCCGACCACACCCCGGCGCCAACCGCGCTCGATGTGCAGTTCCTGCAGCATGCCGTTCTCGATCACCGCGACCCGGGTTTCGCGCGGGGTCACATTGACCAGGATTTCCTCAGACATCGGCAGCCTCCCTGGCGGCATCAGCAGTTGGGGCCAGCACGCCGCAGCGGGCCAGCAGACGATCGGTATGCAGCAACGGCAGCCCCATGACACCGGAGTAGCTGCCGGAAAGGTGTTCGATCCAGCGCTCGGCACCGCCCTGGATGGCATAGGCACCCGCCTTGTCCAGCGGCTCGCCGGTGGCGACGTAGGCAGCGATGTCGGCGGACTCGATGGCGGCGAAGGTGACCTCGGAAACAACCAGTTCGCTGTCCAGCCCGCGCGCGTCCACCACCACCACGGCGGTCATCACCTGATGGGTGCGCCCGGCCAGCCGTGCCAGCATCGCCCGCGCGTCGGCGGCGTCGGCCGGCTTGCCGAATACTTCGCCATCGAGCACCACTTCGGTATCCGAGCCCAGCACCCGCGCCTGCGGGTCATCGGCCAGCACCCGTGCCAGGCCGGCGCGCGCCTTGTCGGCGGCGACCCGGCAGACATAGTCCTGGGCACTTTCAGAGGCCGCGCGCTGCTCGACGACCTCCAGGTCCAACGCCTGGAAAGGGTGTCCGAGTCGGGCCAGCAGCTGGTTGCGTCGGGGGGAGCGGGAAGCAAGATAGAGCATCGACACAGCATAACCTGACGCCGGTACCTGAATCGTCGGACAATCCTTCCCCGGCGCCTGCAACCCCGAACGGACTCACAACGCGTTCATCGCTACGACACCACCCTCACCGCCACAACAAGGAGATCCCATGCGTCGCACCGCCACCCCGCTGCTGCTTGCCCTGTCCCTCGCTCTTGGAGCTTCGATGACCGCCCATGCCGACCCGTCGTCGCCGTCG
This region includes:
- the rng gene encoding ribonuclease G, whose amino-acid sequence is MSEEILVNVTPRETRVAVIENGMLQELHIERGWRRGVVGNIYKGKVQRVMPGMQAAFVEVGLERAAFLHANDVVRPAPVASADTENTTLPPPSSVPIVELLRDGQDIVVQVVKDPIGTKGARLTTQISIPSRYMVLLPQSKVVGVSARIEDEGERARLKALVTELSAQHGGYGYIVRTNAEGQPAEAIAEDIAYLSRVWNVVERRGREAASCSNIYEDLSLPLRSVRDLIRKDVDKVKVDSKETFAQLQAFVAKYMPVLAEKIELYSGDRPIFDMFGVEDEIGRALDKQVPLKSGGYLVIDQTEAMTTIDVNTGSFLGQRNLEETVFRTNLEAAQAVARQLRLRNLGGIIIIDFIDMDDAEHRRQVLRTLEKALARDHAKTTVYDFSPLGLVEMTRKRTVESLERQLSETCPQCSGRGTIKTTETVTYEIFREITRAVRQFDAARLLVIASSKVVARITDEESTAVAELEEFLGKSIRFQADEQYLQEQFDVVLL
- a CDS encoding Maf family nucleotide pyrophosphatase, which produces MLYLASRSPRRNQLLARLGHPFQALDLEVVEQRAASESAQDYVCRVAADKARAGLARVLADDPQARVLGSDTEVVLDGEVFGKPADAADARAMLARLAGRTHQVMTAVVVVDARGLDSELVVSEVTFAAIESADIAAYVATGEPLDKAGAYAIQGGAERWIEHLSGSYSGVMGLPLLHTDRLLARCGVLAPTADAAREAADV